aaagaagtggatGATGTTCTCGGAGGTGAAGGTGCTTGGGATAATGTTGATCAGACCAATGCGCAATGTCCTGTTGAAAGCTGTGGCTCTAATCGTGCCTATTTCTTCCAGATCCAGATCCGATCAGCAGATGAGCCGATGACTACCTTCTACAAATGCTGCAAATGTGGTCATagatggagagaaaattagtctatatatatatatcttttCTACGCATCGAATATGAA
The sequence above is a segment of the Brettanomyces nanus chromosome 4, complete sequence genome. Coding sequences within it:
- the RPC11 gene encoding RNA polymerase III C11 subunit; translation: MLIVTRSEASGANAFSCPTCPYEFPIVGLQMFERKELPRKEVDDVLGGEGAWDNVDQTNAQCPVESCGSNRAYFFQIQIRSADEPMTTFYKCCKCGHRWREN